From Pseudomonadota bacterium:
CTGATCTGCGGCGGTGCGGGTTCCGGTAAAACGCTTTTCGCCATGGAGTTTCTCATGCGGGGCGCCCTGGATTATGGAGAACCCGGGGTGCTTATGACCTTCGAGGAGACGCCGGAGGATCTCGCGAAGAACTTCATCTCCCTTGGTTTTGATCTCCATGGC
This genomic window contains:
- a CDS encoding KaiC 1; this translates as MVKAKNNVDVLEKCQTGIKGLDEITMGGLPRGRPTLICGGAGSGKTLFAMEFLMRGALDYGEPGVLMTFEETPEDLAKNFISLGFDLHG